A single Streptomyces sp. Edi2 DNA region contains:
- a CDS encoding nuclear transport factor 2 family protein: MTISPSRLAHPAVRALVTALNGNDEQAFFAALTPDATMSDDGSDRDLREWCEREIFTTRGHMDVQSESHQGLSLVADYRNDTWGGMRTRWRFTVEDGKVSRFETGQA; the protein is encoded by the coding sequence ATGACCATCTCCCCCAGCCGACTGGCCCACCCCGCGGTACGCGCCCTGGTCACGGCCCTCAACGGCAATGACGAGCAGGCCTTCTTCGCCGCCCTCACCCCTGACGCCACCATGTCCGACGACGGCTCCGACCGGGACCTCCGCGAGTGGTGCGAACGGGAAATCTTCACCACGCGGGGGCACATGGACGTGCAGTCCGAGTCGCACCAGGGCCTGTCCCTCGTGGCGGACTACCGCAACGACACCTGGGGCGGGATGCGTACCCGCTGGCGGTTCACGGTGGAGGACGGAAAGGTGAGCCGGTTCGAAACGGGGCAGGCCTGA